From Candidatus Hydrogenedentota bacterium:
AAAAATATAGGTGGTGGTTTCTCTATGGACTCAGCATCTTGCTTTTGTCATGGACCCATCCTTTTTCCCTGCTTCTGCCTGTTGTGATGGGGCTCTTCTGGATTATGAGCAGACCACGCGATTTTTGGCGCGCCTTCAAATGGGGCGCGCTCACCGCAGTCCTTGTCTTGCCTGCAGTCCTGTGGGTACTTGCCATACAATTTTGGGGACAAGAAAGCACTGATACGTGGCTGCGCTTAGCGACTGTCAGGGAGTTGATCCATGATATTTTTACTGATGACGCTATCGGTACCACTTTTCAGCTCAATGCCTCCAGCTACGCTTTGGAAGCTTTGGTGGGTCACCGCGCCGGTCTTTTGATTGCCTCGTGGCGTTGGCCGATAGGAGACTTGATGCTCGTCGCCACTATGGTGAGTGTTGCCGGTCTGTGGGTGCTAGCCCTTTACCGTTGGTATCAGGCACGCCGCCGTTCCGAGAAAGTCGAGACTTCGGTGCGCCGCCGCGAAATCTTTCAATTCTTCTTGTCTTTGTGGCTGATTTTGCCGCCTCTTATTTTATTTGTGATATCCCTGCTTTGGCGGCCTTGCCTTCAGCCGCGCTATACCGTTCATGCCTCCCTCGCCCTCTATTTACTGCTTGGATGTGCGATCGTTGCTTTGCCTTGGCGACGGTTGCGTATCACAGCGATTGTCCTGTTGGTACTCTTTTATGGTTATCAACAAATGTTGATGCAAGGGGAAGCGCAGCATCCAAACTGGTTGGGCGCCTCTCAGGAAATTCGTGATAATGCCAACGAAGATGACTTGATACTTGCTCATAATTGGTTGTGGAAACGCGTATTTGTATACAACTTGGGGCCTCTGCCCAACATTGTATGTTACGGTTCCACTTATGAGATATTGGCGGAAAAAACGGCTTTCTTTTTAGATCCGTCTTTCCCGCTTCGCTCCCGTGCGGCAAAGACGCCATCGGTTTGGGTGGTTATCCAAACTGATTATTTCACGGAAGGAACGATCAAAGGCTTTGAAGATGCGTTGGCTGAACGAGGACTTGCCTATACGCCCATGATCTTTGGTGGTATTCAGCGGGTTATCCTGTATCGCGTTCAACGAAGCAGCCGTACCCCTGCCTATGCTCCACTCGAGCCTGCCGATTCAGAAGCGCCAAAAGAATTTGCCGAACTGTCTTTGGAATATTGGCGTGCCGCCTTATTTGACGGCGCTGTAGCAGCTGCCCAAAATGCGCTCCGCATTAATCCTGAATACGCGCGGGCGTGGTCCTATTTAGGGATGGCATATAAGGAACAAAATCGGCAGGAAGAGGCGATGGACGCCTTTAGCCATGCTGTTGCTATTGATCCCCATGATTACCCTTGGAGTCTGAGCAATTACGGAGAATTGCTCATTTTATCGGGTCGTTATTCGGAAGCCGTCGATTTAATGTTTCAAGCCTTGGAATTACTTCCTGATGATCCATGGTGTCTGGCATTACTAGGCCGGGCACAAGGCTTCTTAAAGCAGTACGGGGCCGCCCACCAATCCTTAAGTAAGGCAGCTCAGCAGGGCGACACGGACATACGGATTTTTCAATGGCTTGAGGAGTTGGAAAAAGAGATAGCAGAAAGCAGATCTCATGAATAAGGGGAGACGCCTGTTTTTTATTCTGGCTGCACTTCTTCTTTGGATTTTACCCGTTGTTTTGGCAGGTGAGTCTTGGTTCCGTTGGAAGTGGAATTCCCTTGCAAGCAACAACCCTTTTGTTGCTTCCCGTGTTCACGAGGAATTATGGCCTATCCCTAGGATTCCGGAAAATGATTTTTCCGAATATCTCAGAGACACCGCGTTACGAGACCGTTTCCGAGGTCAGGGAAAATCAAAGGTGAATTTGGCAGAGCCTACTGCAGAAGAGGAACTTCAAAGGCGTTTCCCGGTCTTCTTGGATCAAAAAGATCTTTTTTTTCAATCAGCCTTTTCAAATGTCTACGATTTAAATATTCTGTCCCTTGATCAAGACAATCGAGCGCAAAAAGCTTTTTGCGATTTCGAGCTTCCCTCAGGAGAAGCTGTCATTTCTTATTTGCCGGAATCGGATCAGGATCTGCTCCGCCGATTTATAACAGAAAATACGGGGAACTTAAGCGCGATGCATTGTGTCTATGCTGCACCGCAACGATTTGGGGCGGGATACTGTCTTTTTCCTGATACGACTTCCGATGAAACAATGTCCAGACGTTGGTTGATCTTTTCCCGACAAAATGCGCTGCAATCGACAGAATCCAACGATATATGGGAGTTACCTTTTTTTACCTTTAAAAAGCATGGACAAGGAAACTATAAAATCAATGCTCTTGGTATATTCGAAGAGTTTCGAATTAATAATATGGGGTTTCGTGATGCAGATATTATGGTGCCCAAACCTGCAGGCACCTATAGAATTCTTTGCATTGGCGCTTCAACCACGGAGGAAGGTCTGAAAAATGATTTAACCTATCCGAGTATTCTGGAAAC
This genomic window contains:
- a CDS encoding tetratricopeptide repeat protein yields the protein MNDCVERRNIDKNAGLSWRGKVVFALIFLLAVALRVINITEESVWWDEFATVAFLKAPVEYESSPYFERWNQEVIRADSPTFDIFLKQNRLVDPAAMPLYLMMEYYWNRWVHASPLALRFLSIFLGLLILPLLYLLGVYLFDRKVALIAMFCLALSPIHVQFSQEIRMYGLMTLLALAAVYAFCRLYTEEEKKYRWWFLYGLSILLLSWTHPFSLLLPVVMGLFWIMSRPRDFWRAFKWGALTAVLVLPAVLWVLAIQFWGQESTDTWLRLATVRELIHDIFTDDAIGTTFQLNASSYALEALVGHRAGLLIASWRWPIGDLMLVATMVSVAGLWVLALYRWYQARRRSEKVETSVRRREIFQFFLSLWLILPPLILFVISLLWRPCLQPRYTVHASLALYLLLGCAIVALPWRRLRITAIVLLVLFYGYQQMLMQGEAQHPNWLGASQEIRDNANEDDLILAHNWLWKRVFVYNLGPLPNIVCYGSTYEILAEKTAFFLDPSFPLRSRAAKTPSVWVVIQTDYFTEGTIKGFEDALAERGLAYTPMIFGGIQRVILYRVQRSSRTPAYAPLEPADSEAPKEFAELSLEYWRAALFDGAVAAAQNALRINPEYARAWSYLGMAYKEQNRQEEAMDAFSHAVAIDPHDYPWSLSNYGELLILSGRYSEAVDLMFQALELLPDDPWCLALLGRAQGFLKQYGAAHQSLSKAAQQGDTDIRIFQWLEELEKEIAESRSHE